The following coding sequences lie in one Rutidosis leptorrhynchoides isolate AG116_Rl617_1_P2 chromosome 6, CSIRO_AGI_Rlap_v1, whole genome shotgun sequence genomic window:
- the LOC139854350 gene encoding uncharacterized protein: MLEAVSSQDLWIWHAFFGMVGANNDINVLNYSPLFNTIKNGTAPPSPFDVNGHHYERGYYLGDGIYPDWAMLVKAPHSPTDEPRKKFKRFQESARKDIERAFGVLQGRFQMLKTPARSMDFNKIRKHMYACIVLHNMIQENNGFVIGKKEERMIQRNPP, translated from the coding sequence ATGCTAGAAGCAGTCTCCTCGCAAGATTTGTGGATATGGCATGCATTCTTTGGTATGGTAGGTGCGAACAACGACATTAACGTTTTAAATTATTCGCCATTGTTCAACACTATTAAAAATGGAACTGCTCCACCTTCACCATTCGATGTTAACGGGCATCACTACGAAAGAGGTTATTACCTAGGTGATGGTATATACCCCGACTGGGCAATGTTGGTCAAAGCTCCCCATTCTCCAACTGACGAACCGCGAAAAAAATTTAAAAGGTTTCAAGAAAGTGCAAGAAAAGATATTGAGCGTGCATTTGGAGTATTACAGGGTAGATTTCAAATGTTAAAAACTCCGGCGAGATCTATGGACTTCAACAAAATAAGAAAACATATGTATGCGTGTATCGTATTACATAACATGATTCAAGAAAATAACGGGTTTGTTATTGGGAAGAAAGAAGAAAGAATGATACAACGGAACCCACCATGA